In Gammaproteobacteria bacterium, the genomic stretch CGCGCCCGGGTCGACCACGTCGCATATCTGCTCGAACATGTCGATGAGCACGTCCTCTTCGAAAGACGCAAGCGACGCCCGATCGGCCCGCAGGTAAAGGCCTGCAAGAAAACACAGGTCGAGCGTTTTCAGATCCAGATTGATCCGGTCACGCGCGAGGGCGGCAATGAGGCGGCTCGGATCCGACGACATCA encodes the following:
- a CDS encoding condensin subunit MukF, translated to MSSDPSRLIAALARDRINLDLKTLDLCFLAGLYLRADRASLASFEEDVLIDMFEQICDVVDPGAERPRKRATHAIQQRRDQRMLARVDGAGIVRSGEYTLTRLAAAVV